The stretch of DNA GTTTGCAAACCCACCAAGGGAATGATTATTTTTTAGCAAAAAATTCTTCGAGTGCCTTTTTCTTTTCTCCCATATGAAATAGCTTCTCGGTGTGTACAAATGCCTCCTCATATGGCTTTTGGAAGAGCATTGCCTGCATGAGTAGGTGGTTTTCAGGAATCACGATTCCAGTCTGATCATCAGAGTAAACCATTTTGATCGTATCCCCAATTACTTGAATCATGTTTGCGTGTATGTGAATCATGTTGGTGTCTTTGAAGCTAAACTTCATAGACTCCGCGGCATCACGGATTTGCTTTGTTCCCTTTGCAGTCCACAGCGTGGCAACACCGTATTCATCTTTGAATAAGTCCAAGATCTCAGATTGGGTTGGCGCCGAATCCTTGAATCGTATGCTCATCATGTGAACATGCATCTGACGAGTTGGAACCTTGATTGCCTGGATGAACAACGGGGTATCTTTACCCATGTATGATTTGACATCATCCTGATGGTGCGGGTTTGGGGACAATTCTATTGTGTCTAGAACGGACTTTTCAGTCTGCTCAATGTCTGCCCACCGCCGAACAAGTATGGCATCAAATCTTAGCAATCTAGAGCCATATTTTTCTCGGAGTGGCTGCAATATTCTTCCCATTCCTGTGACGTTACAGCTTCCTTGCATGACGTGTTTTTTACCAAAGGCGTCATTGTAGTTAACACGGGAATTGAACAATAAATCAGAGACACGTTCATCGCCAAAGACAGACTCGCCTCCCTGATAAATTGCCATTATACCATTTGGTTCATAGAGTTGTTTTTTGTTGGCAAAGCCAGTTCCTCCAGGTGCACCATCAATTACAAGATCACAGTCAGATAGTGCTTCTTCTATACTCCCTTTGATTTTATAATTTTTAAAAGAGTCAATATTTTTTTGCGGCACATAAACATCAAAGCCCCTAGAGACGGCGTCATTTACCTTTTCATCTGGAGAAAACTTACCTACTCCGATTACCTTGATTTCAGGATCATCTTTAATGAATTGAGCGATTCTGTTTCCAATGGAACCATACCCATTGACAAAAACCCGCTTCATGGTTTTGTCCCATAGTCGGGATTTATTTACATTTCACAGATTAGGTGGAAGGCGACAATTCGTATGGTTCAATCCACTCTTCTCATATAGAGTCAAATTTTGCAACAGTCGCCTAGACCAGATTCTATTTTTTGGGCAGTACTTTCTTTGCTCAACGTGATGGATATTAGAAAATACGCAAGTATCAGTAAAGGTCAGAAGACCTCCAAAACAATGATCGTCCAGAGTTTGTGGGTTTGCATACAAAATATTTCATTTCCTTTAGATTAATGAGCATGTGTTCTAATACACAAAACAACTAAATTCATCCCGTTTATGGCTACAACATTGATACATGCTCCATCGCTAGGAATTGGTGCAGGAATTGCAGCTGTAGTCATAATTGGTGCACTCTTTGTAATTAATTTTCAAATGCCAGAAACAGGATTTAAGACAGAAGACATCAAAGATGCAGAAATGGACCAAATTCGTCAAGAACAGGCCCCGCAAAAGGTCCAAATGTCAATCTTTTCTGCCAACGCATCTCCAATATTGGGAGACCCAAATGCACCAATTACAATAGTAGAATTTGGTGATTACCAGTGTTTTTACTGCAACAAATTCTTCCATGATACAGAACGCCAAATTAATGACAATTATATCAAAACAGGCAAAGCAAAATTGATCTTCAAAGACTTTACTATAATAGGACCAGATTCGGTCATTGCAGCACATGCTACACATTGTGCAGACGAGCAAGGCAAGTTCTGGGAATATCACGATACACTGTACAACAATTGGAATGGTGAAAACAACGGTTGGGCATCGGCACAAAACCAGCTTAAATTTGCCCAACAAATAGGCCTAGATGAGATGAAATTCACTGAATGCATGAACAGTGAAAAATATGCAGAAAAGATTCAGGCAAGCTCCGAAGATGCAAAAACATTAGGATTGAGTGGAACACCAGCATTCTTTGTGATTAGTCCAAACAACAAGATAGTCAAGATTCCAGGAGCCCAGCCATATGACGTGTTTGCCAATATTTTAGACTCTGATGAGATGATGGCAAACTAATCAGATTATGGAGTTTAATTGTGTAAAAGATTGCTCGCAGTGCTGTATTGATCGAGAGTATTATCCATCAAAGAAATATGGCAAAATAGGAGTGCTTATTCTGCCTGATGAAAAACAAAAAATCGAATCATTAGCAGAATCTTTAGGAATTAACATAGACATAGTTCCGAGGATCGCAATATCAAATGACGATTCCAAGCCAGAGAAAATCATTGCCTACCAGATGATGGGAATGGAACAAAACGGCAACACCTGCCCATTTTTGGATACAGGGTCAAAATCCCCCCACGGTGGATTTGCCTGCAAAATTTACAGTCAGCGACCTCTCGCATGTAGGGCATATCCACTCATTGAGACAAATCCCATCACGCTAGACCAAAAATGCAAATTTTGCCAGACATGTCCTACTGCCGACTCTAATCTAAATTCAGAGATAGAGTCCCTAATCCAGATAAAAAATAATATGAATGCAGACATGCCCAAAATATGGCGATATGCGACAGGAGTCGGAGAACAAGAAGACATTCCGATCATACAAAAAGGCTGGATAAGAGAACAATAGTAAACTCGTAGATCAAACACGCGGATAGATCATCAAATAATTTCTGTAAAACGGTAAAATTGGCAAATTTGTAGTAATTTGCATCACATTAGACGATCATGGAATGGATTTAGCTGACAACCCTTATATTCAAAAATCCAAAGGGTAGCTCATGGCAGCAGGTATTGACGACATTGCCATTTACATCCCGCGCTTGTTTGTAGATTCGACTGATTTTGCCCAGGCAAGAGGAGTAGATCCAGTCAAGCTAAAGCAGGGACTGGGAATATCACGCATGGCAATTGTAGATTCCAACCAAGATCCAGCGTGCCTGGCGGCAAATGCATGCCTAAAGATAATGCAGCGTGACAAGATATCCCCAGATGACATTGGTAGGTTGTATGTCGCAACAGAATCATCACTGGATGAATCCAAGGCCCTAAATTCGTACGTCATTGGCATGCTAGAGCAGGTATACGGAGACGGCTCCTTTGAGCACTGCGGTGGGATAGAGTGCAAATTTGCATGTGTTTCAGGCTCATATGCCCTGTACGATAACGCCAACTGGATAAGGGCGGGAGAAGCAGAAGGAAAACACGCAATTGTCGTAGTATCTGACATTGCAAAGTACGACATGGGTTCTTCTGGAGAATACACACAGGGAGCAGGCGCCATTGCAATGTTGCTTAACGATAATCCAAGACTATTACAATTTGATTCCAGAGTCACATCAACATCAATTAAAAACGAGTATGACTTTTACAGGCCGTTTGGAAAAGAAACCCCAATTGTTCACGGACAATACTCTAATTTACTGTACCTAATTCAGGTCAAAAAAGCATTTGAATCATACAAGAAAAAGGCAATAGAAACAGGAATCATCAAGTTAGAGGAAGGAGAAACAATTCTGGACCACATTGATTATCTTTGCATGCACTTGCCATATTCTAACATGGGCAAAAAAGCACTATCATACTTGCTAAGACGTGAATGGAGAAGCCTTCCAAGATGGAAAAGAATTGTAGAACAGACAGGAATGGAAGAGCCTGTGCCAAAAGATCCTCGCGGTACAATTGAATCAATACTTGCAGACGAGGAATACATGGGCAAAGATCACGAGTTTAACAAATTATTTACCAGAACCAAAGAATATCAGGCATTTTATGAGGACAAGCTTACCAGCTCATTAATCGCATCATCGATGATTGGTAACCTATACACAGCATCGCTATACCTAGGATTTAGAAGCTGTCTTGAGTTTGAATTCCAAAAAGGAGTCGACTTGGAGGGGAAGAGATTTGGGTTTGGCTCATACGGTAGTGGAAGCAGTGCAATGGTGTTCTCAGGCGTAGTTCAGCCATCATACAAGGAAATTGTCAAGAACATGAACTTGGAAGCAGAAATCGGCGAGCGAGTCAAGCTATCGCTAAAAGACTATGAGGAAATACATGAAAACAAACGCGCCCCAACACAAAGCATGCTAAGTGGCAAAAATGAATTTGTCTTAGTAAGCGTTGAAAAGTCTCCCGAAAGTAGGGGGGAGCGCAAGTACGTATACTGCCAGTAACAGAACGCAAATCTACATCATGGACACACCATCACCAATCAAAGAAAGACTTTACCAGACAATCCAGAGCATTCCTGAGTACATAGTTCAAGAAAAGATTGCGCAAAACCCAGACTTATTCATGCGGGAAATATTCTCAAAGGCAGACATTGACTCACTTGACGGAAACAAGACTGAAAATTATGAAACATTTGCGGAATCTGTGATGCATTTTGTTCTAACTAATGCGTTGATTCCAAGCCAGAGAAAAATAACATTAGGGCAGATTGAGCTAGATATCGTAATTCCAGACGTTAAAACATTAAAGATTTCTAACAAAGACACAATAGTAATTTTATTCCCAAAGACAGAAAACGTAAAATCAATACTGCCAAGATTGGAAAAAATACTCGCCATTCAAACAACTAAAGAAAACGTTTGGCTTGTGCAAAAATCGTCGCTTGGATTACCATACAAAACATATGAACTAGAGAGAAGTGGCTCATTTTTTCATATTATTGAGGATATCAAAAAGGCAACGACTAGCAAGGGACAATCAAAACTTAAGATCTTTAAAGTTTAGACAGCACGTGGTTGCTTTGCAAGATTTGTGATATTGTCTTGATGTCACCATTTTGTATGCGTGGAATCTTGCAAATGACATCAATGCCGCTCAGAAACACCAAATTCTCTTCCAGTTCTTGCATGTCATATCCATCAGTATCAGTCTGGTTAATTATCAACCCCAAAACGTTTATTCCATATTTTTTGCATACATTCAAGGTAAGTAACGTGTGGTTAACAGAACCAATCTTGGTACCTGTCACCATCAAAACATCTAGATTTAGATCTTTTATCAGATCCGCAACATAGTAATCCTTCAAAACAGGAACCAAAATTCCGCCAATTCCCTCAACTAGGACGACGTCATGGCACGATTGTAATTTCTCATAGCTGGATAAAACCAGGTCAATGTCTATCGTTTTGCCCAGTTTTTTTGCAGCTTGGTAAGGCGAAGTCGGAATTGGAAAAAAATACGGATTAATCAGTGATTCAGGATCATTTGCGCCTGAATGCCTTACAAGTAATTCAACATCTTCTGATTTGAATCCGTTTTTTTGCGGAATTCCTGTCGCAAAAGGCTTCATTGCTCCCACATCAATACCAGAAGACTTTAGAGCACTTGCAAGGGCGCATGTAAAGACGGTTTTGCCTATGCCAGTGTCACTACCAGTAATGAAAATCGACTTCATGTAGAAACTCCTAGTCTATGGAATTAATCCTTTTACCGC from Nitrososphaerota archaeon encodes:
- a CDS encoding type II glyceraldehyde-3-phosphate dehydrogenase, giving the protein MKRVFVNGYGSIGNRIAQFIKDDPEIKVIGVGKFSPDEKVNDAVSRGFDVYVPQKNIDSFKNYKIKGSIEEALSDCDLVIDGAPGGTGFANKKQLYEPNGIMAIYQGGESVFGDERVSDLLFNSRVNYNDAFGKKHVMQGSCNVTGMGRILQPLREKYGSRLLRFDAILVRRWADIEQTEKSVLDTIELSPNPHHQDDVKSYMGKDTPLFIQAIKVPTRQMHVHMMSIRFKDSAPTQSEILDLFKDEYGVATLWTAKGTKQIRDAAESMKFSFKDTNMIHIHANMIQVIGDTIKMVYSDDQTGIVIPENHLLMQAMLFQKPYEEAFVHTEKLFHMGEKKKALEEFFAKK
- a CDS encoding YkgJ family cysteine cluster protein — its product is MEFNCVKDCSQCCIDREYYPSKKYGKIGVLILPDEKQKIESLAESLGINIDIVPRIAISNDDSKPEKIIAYQMMGMEQNGNTCPFLDTGSKSPHGGFACKIYSQRPLACRAYPLIETNPITLDQKCKFCQTCPTADSNLNSEIESLIQIKNNMNADMPKIWRYATGVGEQEDIPIIQKGWIREQ
- a CDS encoding protein-disulfide isomerase, which encodes MIHAPSLGIGAGIAAVVIIGALFVINFQMPETGFKTEDIKDAEMDQIRQEQAPQKVQMSIFSANASPILGDPNAPITIVEFGDYQCFYCNKFFHDTERQINDNYIKTGKAKLIFKDFTIIGPDSVIAAHATHCADEQGKFWEYHDTLYNNWNGENNGWASAQNQLKFAQQIGLDEMKFTECMNSEKYAEKIQASSEDAKTLGLSGTPAFFVISPNNKIVKIPGAQPYDVFANILDSDEMMAN
- the bioD gene encoding dethiobiotin synthase, with product MKSIFITGSDTGIGKTVFTCALASALKSSGIDVGAMKPFATGIPQKNGFKSEDVELLVRHSGANDPESLINPYFFPIPTSPYQAAKKLGKTIDIDLVLSSYEKLQSCHDVVLVEGIGGILVPVLKDYYVADLIKDLNLDVLMVTGTKIGSVNHTLLTLNVCKKYGINVLGLIINQTDTDGYDMQELEENLVFLSGIDVICKIPRIQNGDIKTISQILQSNHVLSKL
- a CDS encoding hydroxymethylglutaryl-CoA synthase family protein; this encodes MAAGIDDIAIYIPRLFVDSTDFAQARGVDPVKLKQGLGISRMAIVDSNQDPACLAANACLKIMQRDKISPDDIGRLYVATESSLDESKALNSYVIGMLEQVYGDGSFEHCGGIECKFACVSGSYALYDNANWIRAGEAEGKHAIVVVSDIAKYDMGSSGEYTQGAGAIAMLLNDNPRLLQFDSRVTSTSIKNEYDFYRPFGKETPIVHGQYSNLLYLIQVKKAFESYKKKAIETGIIKLEEGETILDHIDYLCMHLPYSNMGKKALSYLLRREWRSLPRWKRIVEQTGMEEPVPKDPRGTIESILADEEYMGKDHEFNKLFTRTKEYQAFYEDKLTSSLIASSMIGNLYTASLYLGFRSCLEFEFQKGVDLEGKRFGFGSYGSGSSAMVFSGVVQPSYKEIVKNMNLEAEIGERVKLSLKDYEEIHENKRAPTQSMLSGKNEFVLVSVEKSPESRGERKYVYCQ